Proteins encoded in a region of the Mucispirillum schaedleri ASF457 genome:
- a CDS encoding NAD(P)H-dependent glycerol-3-phosphate dehydrogenase: MNNKVAVIGGGSFGTALATLAASDGREVVMYVREEEIIKAINEAHVNPVFLPDLLLPKNVSAKPMSDIENCDAEYIIWSVPSQFTRSMAKTYAKSLTGKNILLATKGVEISSGQLMLSVISSEVTAKYSVLSGPSFAKELARKKPTSVSIASYSASLAKWWQETLSCDYFRVYTTDDMIGLEVGGAVKNVIAIATGLSDGMGLDNNARAALITRGLAEITRFGLAYGAKRETFVGLSGLGDLVLTCTGEQSRNYSVGKLLAQGKDIDEITHSIKMVAEGVPTAKAVYLAAQERGVQMPICTEVYKIIYERKNSKDSVRDLMTRPLTMEMPY, translated from the coding sequence TTGAATAATAAAGTAGCAGTTATAGGTGGCGGCAGTTTTGGAACAGCTTTAGCAACACTTGCAGCCTCAGACGGCAGAGAAGTAGTAATGTATGTTAGAGAAGAAGAAATAATAAAAGCTATTAATGAAGCTCATGTAAATCCGGTATTTTTACCTGATTTATTACTTCCTAAAAATGTATCAGCAAAACCAATGAGTGATATAGAAAACTGTGATGCAGAATATATTATATGGTCAGTGCCTTCTCAGTTTACAAGAAGTATGGCAAAAACTTATGCAAAAAGTTTAACTGGTAAAAATATTCTGCTTGCTACAAAAGGTGTAGAAATATCATCAGGGCAGCTTATGCTTTCTGTTATATCAAGCGAAGTAACAGCAAAATACTCTGTGCTTTCAGGACCTTCTTTTGCAAAAGAGCTGGCTCGTAAAAAGCCTACTTCTGTCTCTATTGCTTCATATTCTGCTTCTCTTGCTAAATGGTGGCAGGAAACTCTGTCCTGTGATTATTTCAGAGTATATACTACTGATGATATGATAGGGCTTGAAGTAGGCGGTGCAGTTAAAAATGTAATAGCCATTGCAACAGGTTTAAGTGACGGTATGGGGCTTGATAATAATGCAAGAGCTGCATTGATTACAAGAGGGCTCGCAGAAATTACACGCTTTGGGCTTGCATACGGTGCAAAAAGAGAAACATTTGTGGGGCTTTCAGGTCTTGGAGATTTAGTTTTAACATGCACTGGTGAGCAGTCAAGAAATTACAGTGTTGGCAAACTTTTAGCTCAGGGTAAAGATATTGATGAAATAACTCACTCTATCAAAATGGTAGCAGAAGGTGTGCCTACTGCAAAAGCTGTATATTTAGCAGCACAGGAAAGAGGTGTGCAGATGCCAATATGCACAGAAGTGTATAAAATAATATATGAAAGAAAAAATTCTAAAGATTCTGTAAGAGATTTAATGACAAGACCATTGACTATGGAAATGCCATATTAA
- a CDS encoding branched-chain amino acid transaminase, translating to MSAVSNDSKIWMNGKLVAKEDAKISVLTHTLHYGVGVFEGIRCYKTENGSAVFRLKEHIQRLLDSARIFMIDPGYSIDDLCKATVETVIANNLEECYIRPIIYLGDGGLGIKIDEKYPVETAIAAWNWGAYLGEEGLAKGIKVCTSSFNRFHVNSTATRSKTCGNYVASVLAKREAVISGYDEALFLDTEGYVAEGSGENVFIVKNGRLITTPMTSILRGITRDSIIILARDLGYEVIEQRFTKDDFYLADEAFFTGTAAEVTPISQLDGRKIGTGARGEITGKLQSAFFDIVKGKNKKYTDWLYPVK from the coding sequence ATGTCAGCTGTAAGTAATGATAGTAAAATTTGGATGAATGGAAAATTAGTGGCAAAAGAAGATGCAAAAATATCTGTTTTAACTCACACACTTCACTATGGTGTAGGTGTATTTGAAGGCATACGCTGCTATAAAACAGAAAATGGTTCAGCAGTATTCCGTTTAAAAGAGCATATACAAAGACTTCTTGATTCTGCACGCATTTTCATGATTGACCCGGGATATTCTATTGATGATTTATGTAAAGCGACAGTTGAAACAGTTATTGCTAATAATTTAGAAGAATGTTATATCCGTCCGATTATTTATCTTGGTGATGGCGGACTTGGAATTAAAATAGATGAAAAATATCCAGTAGAAACTGCTATTGCAGCTTGGAACTGGGGTGCTTATCTTGGGGAAGAAGGTCTTGCAAAAGGTATTAAAGTATGCACATCTTCTTTTAACAGATTTCATGTAAATTCTACTGCAACTCGTTCTAAAACATGCGGTAACTATGTGGCTAGTGTTTTAGCAAAAAGAGAAGCAGTTATCAGCGGATATGATGAAGCATTATTTTTAGATACTGAAGGTTATGTGGCAGAAGGCAGTGGCGAAAATGTGTTTATTGTTAAAAATGGCAGACTTATCACTACACCTATGACTTCTATTTTAAGAGGTATTACAAGAGATTCTATTATCATATTAGCTCGTGATTTAGGCTATGAAGTTATTGAACAAAGGTTTACTAAAGATGATTTCTACCTTGCAGATGAAGCGTTTTTTACTGGCACAGCAGCAGAAGTTACTCCTATAAGTCAGCTTGACGGAAGAAAAATAGGCACTGGTGCAAGAGGGGAAATCACTGGTAAATTACAATCTGCTTTTTTTGATATAGTTAAAGGCAAAAATAAAAAATATACTGACTGGTTATATCCAGTAAAATAA